A region from the Wansuia hejianensis genome encodes:
- the rlmH gene encoding 23S rRNA (pseudouridine(1915)-N(3))-methyltransferase RlmH, giving the protein MKITLLTVGKVKEKFYVQAIGEFTKRLSRYCKLEILEVADEKTPVGGSGQAEEQIRQKEGERLLKHIRDDAYVISLEIGGKMLDSLEFSRKIEELGIQGTSHIIFLIGGSLGLGLNVLKRSDFSVSFSKMTFPHQLMRIILLEQIYRGYRIMAGEPYHK; this is encoded by the coding sequence ATGAAGATTACCCTGTTGACAGTAGGAAAAGTTAAAGAAAAATTTTATGTTCAGGCTATCGGCGAATTTACCAAACGCCTTTCTCGATATTGCAAGCTGGAGATTCTGGAAGTTGCCGATGAAAAGACGCCAGTCGGCGGCAGCGGGCAGGCAGAAGAACAGATCCGCCAAAAGGAAGGGGAACGGCTGTTAAAGCACATAAGGGACGACGCATATGTGATCTCTCTGGAAATAGGCGGGAAAATGCTGGATTCACTTGAGTTTTCCAGAAAAATCGAAGAGCTGGGAATACAGGGGACAAGCCACATTATCTTTCTGATCGGCGGCTCGCTGGGGTTAGGGCTTAACGTGTTAAAGAGATCGGATTTTTCCGTCAGCTTTTCAAAGATGACGTTTCCTCATCAGTTGATGAGAATTATCTTGCTGGAACAGATCTACAGAGGGTATCGTATTATGGCGGGGGAACCGTATCACAAGTAA
- a CDS encoding PDC sensor domain-containing protein, producing the protein MGDIQDLTTSLMEYDQEQMIIFDSKGTIIGSTNEKYLGESLTDTAEDAERKLEEAKKTHNGKYVSVSAAFTCDTVPPP; encoded by the coding sequence ATGGGAGATATACAGGACCTGACTACCTCCCTCATGGAGTACGATCAGGAGCAGATGATCATATTCGACAGCAAGGGGACAATCATCGGAAGTACCAACGAAAAATATCTGGGCGAAAGTCTCACTGACACGGCAGAAGATGCTGAAAGAAAGCTGGAGGAAGCCAAAAAAACACACAACGGGAAATATGTCAGCGTATCTGCTGCATTTACTTGTGATACGGTTCCCCCGCCATAA
- a CDS encoding DUF2284 domain-containing protein, with the protein MTKEEIEAFITQFPIYQYAFVKPEDIDFNERVRAICKKECPRYGNSWSCPPAVGKVERCRERCYEYEDVLFFSSVTEVKDFTDMEENLKTKKEHEKMTKIIEDYLRGQGLLVYTLSSDSCSICSKCGFPKEHCRHPEQMHPCIESHGIVVANLVERCNMDYYMGERLLLWYSMIFFKNT; encoded by the coding sequence GTGACAAAAGAAGAGATTGAAGCATTTATCACGCAGTTTCCTATTTATCAATATGCTTTTGTAAAGCCGGAGGATATCGATTTTAACGAACGGGTGCGGGCAATCTGCAAGAAGGAATGCCCCAGATACGGGAATTCCTGGTCATGCCCGCCGGCGGTGGGGAAAGTGGAGAGGTGCAGGGAGCGCTGTTATGAATATGAGGACGTCCTGTTCTTTTCATCGGTGACTGAGGTAAAAGATTTTACAGATATGGAGGAAAATCTCAAGACGAAAAAAGAGCACGAGAAGATGACTAAAATCATCGAGGATTACCTGCGGGGCCAGGGGCTGCTGGTCTATACGCTATCCAGTGATTCCTGCTCTATCTGCAGTAAATGCGGTTTCCCCAAGGAGCACTGCCGGCATCCGGAGCAGATGCATCCCTGCATCGAGAGCCATGGGATCGTAGTTGCCAACCTGGTGGAGAGATGCAATATGGATTATTATATGGGAGAGCGCCTGCTGCTCTGGTATTCCATGATTTTCTTTAAAAATACATAA
- a CDS encoding endonuclease/exonuclease/phosphatase family protein: MSGKVKRILKITAIVIGVILLLLAGGIVYLTVREYRPEAVEKVNPGSGARTLAEGEALTVLTFNTGYAGLSRNEDFFMDGGSKVKPESRELVEENLRGISAILELHDADVCFLQEVDRNSSRSYHIDEQAYYEETLGLTGMFGCNYKCDFVPYPLPPIGKVNSGLVTFTDYGVSEASRISLPESFSWPVKTCNLKRCMLEARIPVEGTDRELVLINFHLEAYDSGEGKEAQSRILAEKLKEEYDKGNYVIAGGDFNQTFEMIDGYPIHNQEDWVPGVIGQADLPAGFTFAVSDNVPTCRLLNAPYSGNYQDSQVYVLDGFIVSDNLEVSRIENIDTDFQYTDHQPALLKVKLK, from the coding sequence ATGAGCGGAAAAGTAAAAAGAATTCTTAAAATTACAGCCATCGTGATAGGTGTGATTTTACTCCTGCTGGCCGGGGGCATCGTCTATCTGACGGTGAGAGAATACAGGCCGGAAGCTGTGGAAAAAGTAAACCCTGGATCAGGTGCCAGGACGCTGGCGGAAGGGGAAGCTTTGACAGTATTAACATTTAATACAGGATATGCGGGACTGAGCAGGAATGAGGATTTCTTTATGGACGGCGGATCAAAGGTGAAGCCAGAGAGCCGGGAGCTGGTGGAAGAAAATCTGAGGGGGATTTCAGCGATTCTGGAGCTTCACGATGCAGACGTCTGTTTTTTGCAGGAAGTCGACCGGAATTCCAGCCGTTCCTATCATATCGACGAGCAGGCATATTACGAAGAAACGCTGGGTCTTACGGGCATGTTTGGCTGTAATTATAAATGTGATTTTGTACCGTATCCGCTGCCGCCGATCGGAAAAGTCAACAGCGGCCTGGTGACTTTCACGGATTATGGTGTATCAGAGGCTTCCCGTATTTCGCTGCCGGAATCCTTCAGCTGGCCGGTGAAGACCTGTAATCTGAAGCGCTGTATGCTTGAGGCGCGGATACCTGTCGAAGGAACAGACCGGGAGCTGGTACTGATAAATTTCCATCTGGAGGCTTATGACAGCGGAGAGGGTAAGGAAGCGCAGAGCAGGATACTGGCGGAGAAGCTGAAGGAAGAGTATGACAAGGGCAATTACGTGATCGCAGGAGGTGATTTTAACCAGACCTTCGAAATGATTGACGGTTACCCGATCCACAATCAGGAGGACTGGGTGCCCGGTGTGATCGGCCAGGCGGATCTGCCAGCAGGATTTACATTCGCCGTGTCAGACAACGTGCCAACCTGCAGGCTGTTAAACGCCCCGTACAGCGGAAATTATCAGGACTCACAGGTGTACGTGCTGGATGGCTTTATTGTCTCCGACAACCTTGAGGTTTCGCGGATAGAAAACATAGATACGGATTTTCAATATACAGATCATCAGCCTGCCCTCCTGAAGGTTAAACTGAAGTGA
- a CDS encoding FKBP-type peptidyl-prolyl cis-trans isomerase has translation MKKENRKLAQQRRAEARRREASRRRIKKVLMAAIPVAAIIAIVLAAAQFFSGASGTSDSSSTAGSASSSGTGTDSGTSAFSSDESLTVADGDTVNIDYVGTVDGVEFEGGNTKGRGTDLTIGSGRYIDDFEEQLIGHHPGETVEVNVTFPENYGKEELNGKDAVFTVTINGIYTGTGS, from the coding sequence ATGAAAAAAGAAAACCGTAAACTGGCTCAGCAGCGGAGGGCGGAAGCCCGAAGAAGGGAGGCTTCCCGCAGGAGAATCAAGAAAGTGCTCATGGCTGCAATTCCTGTTGCTGCCATCATTGCAATTGTGTTGGCTGCCGCGCAGTTCTTTTCCGGCGCTTCCGGCACCTCAGACAGTTCATCCACAGCGGGTTCTGCCAGCAGCTCCGGAACAGGGACAGATAGCGGCACTTCCGCTTTCTCATCGGATGAATCTCTGACAGTGGCAGACGGTGATACGGTCAACATCGACTATGTCGGAACTGTTGATGGAGTTGAATTTGAAGGAGGCAATACAAAAGGCCGGGGGACAGACCTGACGATAGGCTCAGGCCGGTACATCGATGATTTTGAGGAGCAGCTCATCGGCCATCATCCGGGGGAGACTGTAGAAGTGAACGTGACGTTTCCGGAGAATTACGGCAAAGAGGAGCTGAATGGAAAAGATGCGGTGTTCACAGTTACGATCAATGGAATCTATACCGGGACAGGCTCCTGA
- a CDS encoding YabP/YqfC family sporulation protein, with the protein MKKKRRNPGARVLEAMQIPPDLARRDCILTLCGGNEIYIENYRHILEYQEDEIRVLTKNGKVSVRGKRLAIISYTSDDMYITGQIQEIAIL; encoded by the coding sequence GTGAAAAAAAAGAGGCGAAATCCCGGCGCACGCGTGTTGGAAGCGATGCAGATTCCGCCGGATCTCGCAAGGCGGGACTGCATTCTGACCCTTTGCGGCGGCAACGAAATATATATTGAGAATTACCGTCATATCCTGGAGTATCAGGAAGACGAGATCCGGGTTCTGACAAAGAACGGCAAGGTTTCCGTTCGTGGAAAGCGCCTGGCTATCATAAGCTACACCAGTGATGACATGTATATCACCGGGCAGATACAAGAGATAGCTATTCTGTAA